The Meiothermus sp. CFH 77666 nucleotide sequence CGCCTGATGGGGCTGGACTTCCTGGGTGACGCCCGACTGGCCCTGTTGACGCTGGCCCTGATTGATGTCTGGCAACAGGTTTCGCTGGTGGCCCTGATCCTTCTGGCAGGCCTGCGTAGCCTTCCCAAGGAGCCCCTCGAGGCCGCCTTCGTGGATGGAGCCACCCCTTTTCAGCGTTTTCGTTATATCACCCTGCCCTTGCTACGCCCGGTGCTGCTCATCCTGTTGATTTTGCAGACTGTGGCCGAACTTCGTACTTACGACCTGGTTTATGTGCTAACCCGGGGTGGCCCGGGTAGTGCCACCGAGCTGGTGAGCTATTTCATATACCGTAAGGCCTTTCTGGGCCTCGACCTTTCGGCCGCCAGCGCCATGGCGTATGTCTTGTTGCTGGTCAGCCTCGGTTTGGTAGCCATTTACTACCGGTTGCTGTTACGCGATTGAAAAGGGGAGGAGAGGCCAAGTTTGAGGCACGAGAGACCGAAGGAATGGGCTCAGTAGCAGCGCACCAGGGCGAAGTCGAAGTCACTGCCGCTCGCGCTACGTTCTGCCGCCACCAGCTTACCGTCGGGTTGGTGTACCAGTGCAGAGGCTGCATCGTTGCAGGAGCCCACCGCTGTAATCACCTTGCCACCACTGCCGAAGCTGGTGTCCAGGCTGCCATTGGCGTTATAGCGAACCAGGGCGAAGTCACGGTAACTGCCGTTAAAGTTGTACCCTGCCGCTATTAGGGTAGTTTACATGGCGTTTGACACCTGAAGCGGTTTCGGTTTAGATTACCTATCGCAAATGGAAAAACAAACCCTCGAGGAAGCCTTCGGCTTCACCCCGAAACAACCCTATTTTGAAGCAGGCAAAAAGTGGGCTTCGCCGCACAACTTTAGCCCGGAGGTGCGGAAGCAGTTTTCCTTGCCGGAGCGGGTGCTCATCCACGACGTTACCCTCCGCGATGGAGAACAGACCCCCGGCGTGGCTTTTACCCCCAGGGAGAAGGTGTATCTGGCCCTGATGCTGGACCGGCTGGGGGTGCACTCCATCGAGCCAGGGCTTCCGGCCACACCGGAGGATCGGGAGGTTATCAAGACCCTGATGGAGCTGCGGCCAAGGGCCCGGATTGTGCCCCTGATCCGAATCAAGGAAGAGGATGTTTCTGCCGCCATCGAACTGGGCTGCGATGGCATGCTGCTGGAGTTTGGGATCAACCCCTACCTCCTCAAGCACGTTTACCGCATCACCCCCGAGATCCTGATCCAGCAGATTACCCAGTTTGCCAGGGCCGGCAAAGAAAAGGGCATGTACATCGAGTTCATGGGGTGGGACGCCTTCAGGGTCGAGGACTGGTACCTGCGGGACTTCTTCCAGGCCATCGCCCCCCATGTCGACCGGGTTACCATCTCGGATACCTTTGGCATGGGCCATCCGCTGGCCACCTTCCAGCTGGTCTCCAACCTGCGTAGCTGGACCGGTAAACCTGTAGGCTTTCACATCCACAACGACTTTGGCCTGGCGCTTGCGGGCAGCCTGATGGCGATCACTGCCGGGGCCGATATGGTGCATACCTCCATCAACGGGCTGGGTGAGCGGGCTGGTAACGTGGCCACTGAGGAGCTGGCCCTTTCCCTGGAGTACCTGATGGCGGTGCCCACCGGTATTGACCTCAGCCAGCTTGCCAGCGTCTCGGCCGCCTTTGCCGAGGCCTCCAAAGTAGCTCTGGCGCAGAATAAGCCTGTGGTGGGCCGCCGACTTTTTGATGTCGAGTCGGGCATTGTGGTGCACATTCTGCAGGAGCTTGAAAAGACCGCCCTGGGAGGCAACGCTATCTTCCCTTATCCGCCTACCATGGTTGGCCGCGAGCCATATCAGGTGCAGTATGGCCGGGGTAGCGGTAAAAACTCCATCCGAATGCTGTTGGAACGCCTGGAGCCTGGCTTGCAAAACGTCTCAGAGGAAATCCTGGACAAGATTACCCAGCGGGTCAAGGAGGCCGGCCTGGTGCTCAAATCGCTGCTGCCCGCTTCCATCCTGCAGCAGATTGTGCGGGAAGCCCTGGCCGAAGCCAGCCCAGATGCTGCATCCAAGGAGCCCCGATGAGCGAGGCCAGAGACCACGTGTCCCTGTTTGGCAGGCGGCTGCGGGTCATAGACCTCAGCAGCACCCTCTCCAACGAAACCGCCCCCTTCGAGCTCAACCGCCACCAGATTACCTATGTGGATCATGGCAAAGGGTGGGAGATGCTCTTAGAGCTGGGCTATTCGCAAGAGATGGCCGAGCGGATGTTCCCCAACCGGCTGGCCTGGGCGGTGGAGGCGGTGTCTCTCTCCAGCCACTCCGGCACCCATGTGGACGCACCGTACCACTACGGCCCGCGGATGGCCTCGGGTGAGCAAGCCCCTACCATTGATGTGGTTCCCCTGAGCTGGTGCATGGGCCCTGGGGTTCTGTTTGATATGACCCATAAGAGCAAGGCCGACGGTATTACGGCGGCCGACCTCAAGGCTGCATTGGAGGCCATGTCGTATGAAGTGCAGCCGGGGGATATTGCCCTGATACGCACTGACACCTACAAGCGCTTCGGCGAAAAAGGCTACGAGCTCCTGCACCCCGGCCTGACCCGTGACGCCACCGAGTTCTTGGTGGACAGGGGGGTGCGCATGATTGGCATTGATGCCTGGGGTCTGGACAAAGCTTTTGATGTGCTCATGAAGGATGCGCTGGAAGGGAAGGCCCGCTTCTGGGAGAGCCACCTGCTGGGCCTGGAAAAGCCATACCTGCAGATTGAGAAGCTGGCCAATCTGGATCAGATTCCCAAACCCCACGGTTTTGTGGTCATGGCGCTGCCATTCAAGATCAAGGGCGGTAGTGCGGGGTGGACTCGCGCGGTCGCGCTGGTGGAGGAGGATTGACGCATGAAGAAGTACCTGGTTGTGCTGTTGTTGGCCCTGGGATTGTCTAATTTCAGTCTGGCCCAGACGGTAACCATCGGCCTGGTCTCCGGTCACAGCCCTGCTTTCTTGTGGGTGGACTTGCTCCGAACTACCTTCCGCCAGGAGGTCGAGGCCCGTCTGGTGGGCAGCGGTATCCGCGTCGAATGGCGTGAATTTTTTGGGGGCGCTCTGGCTCCGGTGGGCGGCGAGCTAGACGCGCTGGGGGGCGGGCTGGCCCAGGTGGGG carries:
- a CDS encoding sugar ABC transporter permease, giving the protein MRRFEGLLFGLPGLLVLAGVVGVPLFYTLGLSLTSYTFLRPRWDWIGFQNYLELLQDAYFVHALTVSAIYVALTVGLSLGLGLLLAVLLQQPVPLRGLHYFAVSLPMLIAPVGVGLIWKMLLHPELGPLGRLMGLDFLGDARLALLTLALIDVWQQVSLVALILLAGLRSLPKEPLEAAFVDGATPFQRFRYITLPLLRPVLLILLILQTVAELRTYDLVYVLTRGGPGSATELVSYFIYRKAFLGLDLSAASAMAYVLLLVSLGLVAIYYRLLLRD
- a CDS encoding cyclase family protein, which produces MSEARDHVSLFGRRLRVIDLSSTLSNETAPFELNRHQITYVDHGKGWEMLLELGYSQEMAERMFPNRLAWAVEAVSLSSHSGTHVDAPYHYGPRMASGEQAPTIDVVPLSWCMGPGVLFDMTHKSKADGITAADLKAALEAMSYEVQPGDIALIRTDTYKRFGEKGYELLHPGLTRDATEFLVDRGVRMIGIDAWGLDKAFDVLMKDALEGKARFWESHLLGLEKPYLQIEKLANLDQIPKPHGFVVMALPFKIKGGSAGWTRAVALVEED